In Acidobacteriota bacterium, a genomic segment contains:
- a CDS encoding FAD-dependent monooxygenase, with product MRIAIVGAGPAGLYFSILMKRRRPSWDITVFERDAPGDTFGWGIVFSDRTFAYLRESDEPTYDRISSQCAIWDNVDIVHRGQKISIGGNRFSGIARVDFLRSLQERAAELGVTLRFRTAIADLAELPPSDLLVGADGANSLVRRTYAPHFQPSVDLRPNKYIWLGTDRVFDGLTLTFRQDGAGLFMAHSYRFSSTTSTFIVECPAATWQAAGFERMSDADTCAYLERVFADDLGGHRLLTNDFVRWLNFPLVKNRHWFHDHVVLLGDALHTAHFSIGSGTKLALEDAIALAAAFEQGERVGEALPAFEASRRPVVERLQEAAHESLVWFEHAADYLHLDPIEFAYHAMTRSKRIDLDRLRRRDPAFVAAYEAVRGQGPPAAGGAA from the coding sequence ATGCGCATCGCCATTGTGGGAGCAGGGCCGGCAGGCCTCTATTTCTCGATTCTCATGAAGCGTCGCCGGCCTTCGTGGGACATCACGGTGTTCGAGCGCGATGCGCCAGGCGACACGTTCGGCTGGGGCATCGTCTTCTCGGATCGCACGTTCGCGTATCTGCGGGAGAGTGACGAGCCGACCTACGATCGCATCTCGTCCCAGTGCGCGATCTGGGACAACGTCGACATCGTCCATCGAGGGCAGAAGATCAGCATCGGCGGGAACCGCTTCTCCGGCATCGCGCGGGTCGACTTCCTGCGCAGCCTCCAGGAGCGGGCGGCGGAGCTCGGGGTGACGCTGCGGTTTCGCACGGCGATCGCCGACCTCGCGGAGCTCCCGCCGAGCGACCTGCTCGTCGGCGCCGATGGCGCCAACAGCCTCGTTCGACGAACGTATGCACCCCATTTCCAGCCGTCGGTCGACCTGCGGCCGAACAAGTACATCTGGCTGGGCACCGACCGGGTGTTCGACGGTCTCACCCTGACGTTCCGCCAGGATGGTGCGGGCCTCTTCATGGCGCACTCCTACCGGTTCAGCTCGACGACGAGCACCTTCATCGTGGAGTGCCCGGCCGCCACGTGGCAGGCCGCCGGCTTCGAGCGGATGAGCGACGCCGACACCTGCGCCTATCTCGAGCGGGTGTTCGCCGACGATCTCGGCGGCCACCGCCTGCTGACGAACGACTTCGTCCGCTGGCTCAACTTCCCGCTGGTGAAGAACCGGCACTGGTTCCACGACCACGTCGTCCTGCTCGGCGACGCCCTGCACACGGCCCATTTCTCGATTGGCTCGGGGACGAAGCTCGCGCTCGAAGACGCCATCGCGCTCGCGGCCGCCTTCGAACAGGGCGAGCGCGTCGGGGAGGCGCTGCCGGCCTTCGAGGCGAGCCGCCGCCCGGTGGTCGAGCGTCTGCAGGAGGCCGCTCACGAGAGCCTCGTCTGGTTCGAACACGCGGCCGACTACCTGCACCTCGATCCCATCGAGTTCGCCTACCATGCCATGACCCGCAGCAAGCGGATCGACCTCGACCGGCTCAGGCGGCGTGATCCCGCATTCGTGGCCGCGTACGAGGCGGTGAGGGGCCAGGGGCCGCCCGCCGCGGGCGGTGCGGCTTGA
- a CDS encoding NADH:flavin oxidoreductase, which produces MWRPPERIRHDLLPGRWPTAAEAAASRLFSPLAAGRLRLRERTWVPAMVPWRASEEGFVTDQVLAWYERFARGRPGALVVEATGVRDIPSGPLLRIGDDRFVPGLSELVDTVRRASEGETRLFIQIIDFLTIRRRPTRDAFFGRHLQITEAHRAALRGIAGNDAAIRAHLLQASDEELARVLDQRELEALQFGQRERVTDVRVPHVRDLPRTLPAVFAAAAGRAEQAGFDGVELHYAHAYTMASFLSARNTRSDGYGGSREHRVRLPLEVFREVRRRVGDDFVVGCRFLADEIIAGGSGVDDAVYFGEAFAAEGLDFVSLSRGGKFEDAQQPAVGWAAYPYTGPSGWECMPSYLADAPGPFGRNLPASARVRAAIRARGLEMPVVVAGGIHAFDQAERVLADGQADIVGAARQTLADPDWFLKMRTGRGDTIRRCTFTNYCEALDQKHRQVTCKLWDRVGLDQPGVRLSADGKRRLVPPDDQPTTVEDAPTVARTT; this is translated from the coding sequence GCATCAGGCACGACTTGCTCCCCGGCCGGTGGCCGACCGCTGCCGAGGCGGCCGCCTCGCGGCTCTTCTCGCCGCTCGCCGCGGGTCGGCTCCGCCTGCGCGAGCGCACGTGGGTGCCGGCGATGGTGCCGTGGCGGGCGAGCGAGGAGGGCTTCGTCACCGATCAGGTGCTCGCCTGGTACGAGCGGTTCGCCCGCGGCCGTCCCGGCGCGCTCGTCGTCGAGGCCACCGGCGTCCGCGACATTCCGAGCGGCCCACTGCTGCGGATTGGCGACGACCGCTTCGTGCCGGGCCTCAGCGAGCTGGTGGACACGGTGCGGCGCGCGAGCGAGGGCGAGACGCGCCTGTTCATCCAGATCATCGACTTCCTGACGATCCGGCGCCGGCCGACCCGGGACGCGTTCTTCGGGCGCCACCTTCAGATCACCGAGGCGCACCGCGCCGCGCTTCGCGGCATCGCCGGCAACGACGCCGCCATCCGTGCGCACCTCCTGCAGGCCTCCGACGAGGAGCTCGCGCGCGTGCTCGACCAACGGGAGCTCGAGGCGCTGCAGTTCGGCCAGCGCGAGCGCGTGACCGACGTACGCGTGCCGCACGTGCGCGACCTGCCGCGTACCCTGCCGGCGGTGTTCGCCGCGGCCGCAGGGCGCGCGGAACAGGCAGGCTTCGACGGCGTCGAACTGCACTACGCGCACGCCTACACTATGGCGTCGTTCCTCTCCGCCCGCAATACGCGGAGCGACGGCTACGGCGGCTCCCGCGAGCACCGCGTCCGCCTGCCGCTCGAGGTGTTCCGCGAGGTCAGGCGGCGCGTCGGCGACGACTTCGTCGTGGGCTGCCGGTTTCTCGCCGACGAGATCATCGCCGGGGGCAGTGGCGTGGACGACGCCGTGTACTTCGGCGAGGCGTTCGCCGCCGAGGGGCTCGACTTCGTGTCGCTGTCGCGAGGCGGCAAGTTCGAGGACGCGCAGCAGCCGGCCGTCGGGTGGGCGGCCTACCCGTACACCGGGCCGAGCGGGTGGGAGTGCATGCCCAGCTATCTCGCCGACGCCCCGGGCCCGTTCGGCCGCAACCTGCCGGCGTCCGCCCGCGTTCGCGCGGCCATCCGCGCCCGCGGCCTCGAGATGCCGGTCGTCGTCGCGGGCGGCATCCACGCCTTCGACCAGGCCGAGCGCGTGCTCGCCGACGGGCAGGCCGACATCGTCGGCGCCGCCCGACAGACGCTCGCCGATCCCGACTGGTTCCTCAAGATGCGAACGGGACGAGGCGACACGATCCGGCGCTGCACCTTCACCAACTACTGCGAGGCGCTCGACCAGAAGCACCGTCAGGTCACGTGCAAGCTGTGGGACCGCGTCGGGCTCGACCAGCCGGGCGTCAGGCTGTCGGCCGACGGGAAGCGGCGCCTCGTGCCGCCGGACGATCAGCCAACGACCGTCGAGGACGCCCCGACGGTCGCGAGGACGACGTGA